From a region of the Dictyostelium discoideum AX4 chromosome 2 chromosome, whole genome shotgun sequence genome:
- a CDS encoding DNA-binding HORMA domain-containing protein, with protein sequence MQAAVASKTNISLKGSTEIVTEFFSYSINTILFQRGLYPPESFTRVAKYGLPILVTNDQSLKDYLDNVLKQLSEWLLSGDVQKLVLVITDIVTKEVLERWVFDVTTDIPKEGEAPRQKPEKEIMNEIQAIIRQITASVTFLPLLPNACTFDLLVYTSKDLAVPQKWEESDPKFITNSQQVKLRSFTTTIHKVESMVAYKISND encoded by the exons atgcaAGCTGCAGTAGCAtctaaaacaaatatttcattaaaagGTTCAACAGAGATTGTAACTGAATTTTTTT cATATAGTATAAATACAATTCTATTTCAAAGAGGATTATATCCACCAGAATCATTTACAAGAGTTGCAAAATATGGATTACCAATATTGGTAACTAATGatcaatcattaaaagattatttagataatgtattaaaacaattatcagAATGGTTATTAAGTGGTGATGTTCAAAAATTGGTTTTAGTAATCACTGATATCGTTACAAAAGAGGTTTTAGAAAGATGGGTATTCGATGTTACAACTGATATTCCAAAAGAAGGAGA agCACCAAGACAAAAACCAGAAAAAGAGATAATGAATGAAATTCAAGCAATTATTAGACAAATTACAGCAAGTGTTACATTTTTACCACTTTTACCAAATGCATGtacatttgatttattagtATATACAAGTAAAGATTTAGCAGTACCTCAAAAATGGGAAGAATCTGATCCAAAATTCATAACAAATTCACAACAAGTTAAACTTAGATcttttacaacaacaattcaTAAAGTTGAAAGTATGGTTGCctataaaatttcaaatgattaa